The DNA region TTCGGAAACGGCGCAGACAGAACACTCACCTACATCAAAGAAATCCTTATACCGTATCTAAAAAAGCAGTTTTCACTGAACATAGATGTGCCTGTTGTTATCGGCGGATATTCGCTGGCAGGACTTTTCGCTTTGTGGACAGGATATACCTCCGATAGTTTCTCTGCTGTTGCAGCAGCCTCACCCTCAGTGTGGTTTCAGTACTGGTCAGATTTTACCGACAATCACTCCCCTGCTGCAAATAGTATTTACCTCAGCTTAGGCAAAAAAGAAGAAAAAACCAGAAATATGGTAATGGCTGCTGTAGGTGAAAATATCCGCAGGCAGTATGATAAGTTAAAATCACAAGGTATCAGTGTTGTCCTTGAATGGAACGAGGGCAACCATTTTACGGAACCTGAGATAAGAACAGCAAAAGGATTCGCTTGGTGCATAGATAACAAGATCAGAATTTAAACGGAGGGATAAATGTTCAAAAGTGACATCCTCCCCCGCCTAAAGAGGCGGGGGCTTCCCCTGACCTCAGCGAGTTCGGTTCTCGTTCGATAGTACTAATGCACTAAGCATAAGCGAGCTAACCCCGTGTGTCCCACGGTTTGTTTATGATTAAGGCTATGCTAATGCTATACGCATACCTTCATTTCTTATATTTATTGCAGCATTTACATCTCTGTCATGGTGAGTTCCGCATTCGGGACAGTCCCATGCTCTTATAGCAAGGTTCTTTGTTTCCTTATTGATGTAACCACAGCACGAACAAGTCTGACTGCTCGCAAAGAATTTATCTATCTTTACAAGCCTTTTGCCTTGCTCTTCTAGTTTGTACTTCAGGAATGTTACAAACATTCCCCAGCCGTTATCTGAAACCGACTTGCCGAATTTAAGTGCCTGAGACATTGCTTGCATGTTAAGATCTTCTATACATACACAATCATAGGCATTGGCTATCTGTCTTGACCGTTTATGTAGAAAGTCCTTTCGTTGATTTGCAACTTTCTCATGCATTTTAGCAACCTTGATACGTTGTTTATCACGGTTTTTAGAGCCTTTCTGCATGAGTGATAGCTTTCTTTGCTCTCTTTTCAGTTTCTTTTCGGCTTGTCTATAATACCTTGGATAAGCAGGTTCGTTGCCGTTGCTGTCTTTGTACAGCTCATGCATCGAAAAGTCAAGCCCTAAGAAGTCATGTAGTTCCTGTTCCTGTACTTGGTTTTCGTACTCATACAGAATACTTGCATAGTATTTTCCGCTTGGAGTCTGACTTACTGTCACAGACTTGAGAACATATTCATCAGGAATGTTCCTGTGCTGTTTTACTTTGACTTGTCCGACTTTAGGTAATTTCAAGTATCCATTGGATAAGGCTATGTTACCATTGATACAAACAGTAGAATAGCTGTTCTTTTTACATTTTTTTGATTTGAACCTGGGAAAACCTGTTTTGGGCTGTTTATAGAAGTTCTGAAACGCTGTATCCAGGTGTCGAAGCGACTGCTGCAATGATACGCTGTCCACTTCCCGTAAGAATGAGTATTTCTCCATTTTCTTAAGTTCAGCCATTTCTTTGGCACAAGCATTGTAACTTAAAGTTGTCTCATATTCTTTATACTGCTTGATTCTTTTGTATAACCAATAGTTATATACCAATCTCACACAGCCGAAGGTTTTGGTAAACAAAACCTTTTGCTCATTATTTGGGTATATTCTGAATTTAAATGCTTTGTTTGCCATAGTGTTCACTCCTTTTATGGCTTTATGTTATATAGTGTTGTATTAGTAGTATTATTTGATCTGTCTGACCTCCAGTTATTAATTATTATCTACAATATTATTATACAAGAAAATTTAAAAAAAATAAAAAAACAGGGCTTCATCCCACAGCTGAAATAACGTGTGTTCTCGCCCTGTAAAAAATCTCCCCTCTTGTAAAGCAAGAAAATGCTTTATTATCCAAATCCACTGTTTTTTAACCACTCCATTTTATTCGACTGAATATTTTATGCTATGAGTAAAGTGATAAGTCCGGTGAGTAAGGAACGCAATTCATCTCCCACCTAAGAGGTGGGAGTCTTCTTGCTGAAAGATGATAAAATTGCCGTAATAACAGGCGGAGCAAAGGGCATCGGCAAATGCATCGCCGATGAGTTCAGAAAAAACGAAGCTGTTGTGTACGTTATCGACAAAGCTGAAGGAGATCATTTTGTCGGTAATATCTCAGACAAGACAGTACTAGAACGTTTTGCTTCAAAAGTCATCAAAGAAAACGGTCATATCGACTTTCTTATAAACAATGCACTGCCGAACATGAAAGGCATAGATGAATGTAGCTATGAAGAATTTCAGTATGCCATATCAGTGGGTGTGACTGCACCTTTTTACCTTTCAAAGCTGTTTGCACCACATTTTGGCAACAACGGAAGTATAATCAATATATCTTCATCACGGGACAGAATGAGTCAGCCGCAGACTGAAAGCTACACAGCAGCAAAGGGCGGTATCGCCGCACTGACCCACGCACTTGCCGTCAGTCTTGCGGGTAAAGTACGTGTGAATTCGATCTCCCCGGGTTGGATAGAAACGGACGGCATGATATATAAAGGTGCAGATGCTTATCAGCAGCCCTGCGGCCGTGTCGGCAAACCTCTTGAAATTGCCAACATGGTGCTTTTTCTCTGCTCCGACAAGGCAGGCTTCATAACCGGCGAAAACATCTGCATTGATGGCGGTATGACAAAGCTGATGATCTACCACGGAGACAACGGCTGGTCAATGAACGATGCAAAGCTGTAACATAAGATCGATAAATAATAACAAAACCAAAAAGTCCGGCACACAGGACTATTTCAATTATTTCGGAGTTATAAAAAGTACTTAAATAGGTTCAATATCAAGATTTAGGAGTTAACTTATAAAGATAGCTCCTTTTTCTATGGTAAAATGTTGAATTGTAATTTCAGTTTAGGGAATTTGTCGATGTGTAACTGATCACCGGCGAAGTAAATCAAAACATCATACTGATC from Ruminococcus albus AD2013 includes:
- a CDS encoding SDR family oxidoreductase, whose protein sequence is MKDDKIAVITGGAKGIGKCIADEFRKNEAVVYVIDKAEGDHFVGNISDKTVLERFASKVIKENGHIDFLINNALPNMKGIDECSYEEFQYAISVGVTAPFYLSKLFAPHFGNNGSIINISSSRDRMSQPQTESYTAAKGGIAALTHALAVSLAGKVRVNSISPGWIETDGMIYKGADAYQQPCGRVGKPLEIANMVLFLCSDKAGFITGENICIDGGMTKLMIYHGDNGWSMNDAKL
- the tnpB gene encoding IS200/IS605 family element RNA-guided endonuclease TnpB; this translates as MANKAFKFRIYPNNEQKVLFTKTFGCVRLVYNYWLYKRIKQYKEYETTLSYNACAKEMAELKKMEKYSFLREVDSVSLQQSLRHLDTAFQNFYKQPKTGFPRFKSKKCKKNSYSTVCINGNIALSNGYLKLPKVGQVKVKQHRNIPDEYVLKSVTVSQTPSGKYYASILYEYENQVQEQELHDFLGLDFSMHELYKDSNGNEPAYPRYYRQAEKKLKREQRKLSLMQKGSKNRDKQRIKVAKMHEKVANQRKDFLHKRSRQIANAYDCVCIEDLNMQAMSQALKFGKSVSDNGWGMFVTFLKYKLEEQGKRLVKIDKFFASSQTCSCCGYINKETKNLAIRAWDCPECGTHHDRDVNAAINIRNEGMRIALA
- a CDS encoding alpha/beta hydrolase, translated to MNNTIIGGRPCAIYADDTPRYLLIQPVDKREAETLDKEIAHIKLLTDTSFVFSSFEITDWNNELSPWTAPPVFGKEPFGNGADRTLTYIKEILIPYLKKQFSLNIDVPVVIGGYSLAGLFALWTGYTSDSFSAVAAASPSVWFQYWSDFTDNHSPAANSIYLSLGKKEEKTRNMVMAAVGENIRRQYDKLKSQGISVVLEWNEGNHFTEPEIRTAKGFAWCIDNKIRI